In Chrysiogenia bacterium, the DNA window CCACGGCGAGCATCTTTCTGGCGCTGCTCGATGGACCGGCGCCGCTGCAGCTCCAGGCCGCGCGCTGGATTTTGTCGCGGAGCCGGGCGCTGGCGGAGCGGGTGGGCTACGGGAAACCAACCATCCCAGCTCCCCCTGCGGGGGAGCTGTCCCCGAAGGGGACTGAGGGGGTGATCCAGACTGCGCAAAAGAAATCTGATCGCCCTGCCGCGACCCCCTCAGCCGCCTTTGGCGGCAGCTCCCCCGGAGGGGGAGCAGGGAATGATGGGCTTTCTCGGGCGCCGCCGTGACGCGTTCCCTCAGCCACAGGAAAAAATTTTTGGAAAATGTAAACGAGATTGGAGAAGTAAAAACGAAGCAGAACGACAACCGGGCCCCGCTGGCGACAACCCCTTGCCGGGGCTGCTAGAATTGTCCGCGCGGGCCGGAGCCCGCTTGCAGATGAAGGTGCAGGGCATTGCCGGAGCTTCTAAAAAATACGTTTTCGAGCATCTGGGAAGGCATGAGCGGGATCGTGATGGCCCCGCTCAACGGGCAGTCCCACCTGTTCTGGATCTACAGCGCGATGTGTCTGCTCATGGCGGCCTGGAGCTACCGGCGCTTTTACCTACCCGCTGAAAAAGACGGCGACGGGCATTTTCACCTGGGCCGTTTCTTCCATTTCTGCTTTCCCAAGGAAATGTACACCCATCCCTCGGCCGTCGTGGATTACCAGATCTTTCTGGCCAACGGATTCGTGAAGGCCTTCCTGCGGCTCTTCTGGCTGGCGGGCACGGTGGGGCTGGCGGCGCTGGTCAACCGGTTCATGGTCCTGATGTTCGGCAATCCCAATCCAGACAGCCAGTGGACGCCGGGCGCGCTCATCGTGGGGACGATCGTGATCGGGCTCTCGTCGGACTTTTCGAGCTACCTGACCCACATGATCAGCCACAACGTCAAAATTTTGTGGGAGCTCCACCGCGTGCACCACACGGCCGAGGTACTCACGCCGATCACGCTCTTTCGCAAGCACCCGCTCTACGATCTGGTGGGCGGCATCATCGGCACGCCGATCCGCGCACTCACCCAGGGCGTGATGGCCTACGTGTTCGTGGGGGAGATGGCGACAATCACGATTTTTGGCGGAAATCTGGTCTACAGCATTTTCCGCTTCTTCGGGGCGAACCTGCGCCACTCGCACATCTGGTTCCACTGGGGCTCGGCTCTGGGGCGGGTGTTCATGAGCCCGGCGATGCACCAGATCCACCACAGCGTCGATCCAAAGCACTTCAACAAGAACTACGGGGAGATTCTCTCCCTGTGGGACTGGCTCTTCGGCAGCCTCTACCTGCCCAAGGGGCGCGAGGAAATCACCTTCGGCGTGGCCGAGGGGCTCGCCCAGGAGCATCCGACCCTGATCGACGCCTACCTGATTCCGCTTCGCAACATCGGCCGGATCATCACGGGCAAGGAACCGCTCCAACCTGGTGCAGCGGTCGCCAAAAAGGCGGCGGTTGAGGCCGGGACCTGAAATCGGCCCCCGAAACGCCCAAACTTTGACATGCCGCCGGTGCGTTTGACGCTTTCCAGTCTGGTGAGCGCCATCACGTATCTGGATAAGCGCAGTAAAATCAGCAGGTTATAAATTTTTTAGCGCCGCTCTCTTTGGCACGACCTTCGCTAGGTAGTGGGGTGAGGCTTCGGTCGGAAATTTGGCCCTTTTGCTGGGCCAGCCAAAACACAGCACGCACGCAACACCATCGACGGCATTTTCGGATCGGATCAATTCGGGCAACTACGGAGAGCGAAGGACTTGAGCCCCATGCGTATTGAAATTGAACTCTATGCCACTGCCGATTCCGCGATGGAGGACAAACCTCTGCGCGTGCGTTGCGAATACGACACCGTCCGGGTCGTCGATTCCTTTACCGGTCGCCCTGCCCGCGAGAGCGCCAGGGAATTCCTCCAACGACCTTTTCTGGAGCGTTACAAGATCATCCGCGACGGCCGCGCCCGGTTTTTCAAGGGCGAAGAGGCCATCACCATCGATTCCGCACTCACCGAGGCCCGTTCGGACTTCAGCGGTTCGGACGCCGCCAAGGCAGTCAACGGTGACTAAGGACAGTAAACAGAACTCGTCGGGGCGCCTTCTCAACACGTGCCGCATCCCTGAGAAGACATCTTTGCTTGAACATCTTGTCTTGAGGGCCCAACGGGCCCGGAAGGCGCCCCGCGGACTTTTCCATCCTTGTCAGTCAGCTCTGAAAGCAAAGCACCCTTGAAGCGACATCTTTAGTTAAAGCACCTTTGAGCAACATCGAGTCAGGCAGCGACCGCCGGGAAACCGGGGTCGCTGTTTGCGTTTGGGGCGGGGGCAAAAGTAGGCTCGATTGCGTCTCAAGCACCTATGCTGTGATTCAGCCACCCCGTTCGCGCATGCAGGGTGGGGTCGCTGAGGGGAGAACACGTGGAAGAGAGCGCCGCGCCACAGAGACCGGGAAAGTCCACGCAGCGCCCATGGCTCCCTGCGCTGCAGTATGGGGCGTGGCTCGTCGCGGCCTCCCTCGTGTTGCTCGGGCTTGTGGAGCTGACCTGCCGCTGGCTGGGTTTCGTGCCCTTTGGCGCGGTTGAGCAGCATCCCTGCCCGGGCAGTCTGCAGGGCGAGTGCACCGAGGGATACTGGGCCAAGGGGCCGACCTGGCTGTTTGAGCCCGGAGCATTCCGCCTGAACGGGCAGGGCGACCGTGCCCCTGAACCCTCCGGGGTCCGTTGCCGGGTACCGATCCTCTTCCTGGGAGACTCCTTTACCTTCGGCCAGTATCTCTCGCAGGAAGAGGCTTTGCCCCAGGTGATCGCGCGCAAACTGCCAGGGCGCCTGGACGCCTGCGTCTACAACGGCGGGGAGGTCGGCTCCCACCTGGTGAGAGAGCGCGAGCGTTTCCGCTCCCTGCACGAGGCGCTGGGCGGATCGCCCCGAATCGTGGTGCATCAGTACTATGGTGACGATCCCTACCAGTTGGCGGGCACGCTCAATGAGCTGATCGGGACCTTCTACCGGGATCGCCTCTATCTGATTGGAATCGGGCTGGCCTCGATCCGGCTGAAGCTGGCGATGGCCTGGCGCTACGAATGGGCTCGCTGGGACACCCGGCAGCTCGACTTCGCCAGCCTGCATGCCGGGGACGACTTCTCGCGCCTGATTTCGGACTATGCGGGCCAATGGGGCGAGTTTGCCGACGAGATCCGGCGCTCCGGCGCACAGCCCATCGAGCTGATCATCCCCTTTCCCGCCTACCTGGTCGCCAGCGAGGGCGGCCATCTGCGCCCCCTGACGGACGCCGCGGCCGCGCGAAAAGTCCCCACACTGCTTCTGAGCCGTGAAAACCTCCCCGATGACCCCTTTTTGCCCAACGATATCCACTTCAACGCCGGGGCCAACGAGGAAATCGCAAACCTGCTGCTTCCACTCATTCTGGACGCCGCAAACCGGCTTTAGGGTTTCCGGAGCGGGGGAGTGAATCCTATAATTATGTATAATTACGCATAATTGAGGCCTAATTTTAAAAAACTACTTGACACTTAAACGCACTTCAGCATAATGGACATTGTTCCCCCACGTTATAGTTCCAACCAGGAATGTGCCTACTGCTATTTTGGTGGTGAGCGTAGAAGTCCCGTGTGTTTCGTCACACTCATTCTGCGCAGGGTTTGGGTAGGCTGGTAATGAGCAAAAAGAAATCCGACGAAGTGCCATCCCGGCACCAGAATAACGTCCGGGATCTTCGCGAGGCGCAAATGCTCAGCAAGGCTGCTCTTGCGAGGAAGGCCGGCGTCAGCCCGCTCACGATCGATCGGATCGAGAGCGGTTTTGATTGCCGGATCGACACCAAGCGCAAGATCGTTCTCGCATTGGGTTTCCGGCTCAGCGACAAGGACAAGGTATTTTTCGAGTAAACCACGATGCTATTTGGAAAAAGTAAAAACGTCATCGGGCTCGATATTGGGACCAGTTCGGTCAAGGCCGTTGTCCTGAAGCCTACCAAGAAGGGATACAAGCTCCTGAAGCTGGGGATTAAACCCCTGCCTTCGGAAGCGATCGTCGACGGCGCCATCATGAACGCCTCGGCCGTCGCGGATACGATTCTGGAGCTTGTCGCGGAACTCAAGATCAAGGAAAAAGAGGTCGCGACCAGCGTGTCGGGCCACTCCGTGATCATCAAGAAGATCAACCTGCCGTTCATGGATTCCGAGCAATTGCAGGAGTCCATCAAGTATGAAGCCGAACAGTACGTTCCCTTCGACATCAACGACGTGAATCTGGACTTCCAGATTCTCTCGAGAGAGCCCGACGAGGGCGGCAACATGGACGTGCTCCTGGTGGCCGCCAAGCGCGATCTCATCAATGACTACACCGCGGTGGTGGCCGAAGCCGGCCTCAATGCCGCGATCATCGACATCGATGCGTTCACCCTCGAGAACATGTATGAGGTCAACTACGAGATCAACGAGGGCGAAATCGTCGCCCTGGTGAACATCGGCGCCGCGGTCACCACCATCAACGTGGTGCAGAGCGGCGTTTCGGTCTTTACCCGCGACGTTGCCACCGGTGGCAACATCCTCACAGAGGAAATTCAGAAGCAGCTCAATGTCTCTTATGAAGAGGCCGAGACCCTGAAGGTGGGCAAGCGCGCCGACGAAGCCGGCGACGAAGTCATCCCGCAGGAAGTCTCCAACATCATCAATACCGTCGTCGATCAGGTGGTCGGCGACGTTCAGAAGTCCATCGACTTCTTCCTGGCGACGGCCGCCGACCAGGCCATCAGCAAGGTCTACCTTGCCGGCGGTTCCTGCAAGATTCCCGGCCTGGCCCGCGCCCTGCAAGAACGTATCAACATCCCTGTCGAACTGGCGAACCCGTTCAACTCGGTCCAGTTCGATGAGAAGGAATATTCCACGGAATACCTGGCAGAGGTCGGCCCGCAGGCCGCCGTTGCCGTGGGCCTGGCTGTTCGGAGGGTTGGCGACAAATGATCCGGATCAACCTCGTACCAGTCAAGGTCACCAGGAAGCAGCTCCAACTGCGTCAGCAGATCATCATGGCCGTTGCAGTTCTGTTGCTCTCGGTCGTGACCGTCGGCTGGATGAGCAACAGCATCAACTCGCAGATTGCCAAGGTGGAGCAGAACACGGCCGACACCCAGGCCAAGCTCCGCCAGCTCG includes these proteins:
- a CDS encoding sterol desaturase family protein, which produces MPELLKNTFSSIWEGMSGIVMAPLNGQSHLFWIYSAMCLLMAAWSYRRFYLPAEKDGDGHFHLGRFFHFCFPKEMYTHPSAVVDYQIFLANGFVKAFLRLFWLAGTVGLAALVNRFMVLMFGNPNPDSQWTPGALIVGTIVIGLSSDFSSYLTHMISHNVKILWELHRVHHTAEVLTPITLFRKHPLYDLVGGIIGTPIRALTQGVMAYVFVGEMATITIFGGNLVYSIFRFFGANLRHSHIWFHWGSALGRVFMSPAMHQIHHSVDPKHFNKNYGEILSLWDWLFGSLYLPKGREEITFGVAEGLAQEHPTLIDAYLIPLRNIGRIITGKEPLQPGAAVAKKAAVEAGT
- a CDS encoding SGNH/GDSL hydrolase family protein; amino-acid sequence: MEESAAPQRPGKSTQRPWLPALQYGAWLVAASLVLLGLVELTCRWLGFVPFGAVEQHPCPGSLQGECTEGYWAKGPTWLFEPGAFRLNGQGDRAPEPSGVRCRVPILFLGDSFTFGQYLSQEEALPQVIARKLPGRLDACVYNGGEVGSHLVRERERFRSLHEALGGSPRIVVHQYYGDDPYQLAGTLNELIGTFYRDRLYLIGIGLASIRLKLAMAWRYEWARWDTRQLDFASLHAGDDFSRLISDYAGQWGEFADEIRRSGAQPIELIIPFPAYLVASEGGHLRPLTDAAAARKVPTLLLSRENLPDDPFLPNDIHFNAGANEEIANLLLPLILDAANRL
- a CDS encoding helix-turn-helix transcriptional regulator, coding for MSKKKSDEVPSRHQNNVRDLREAQMLSKAALARKAGVSPLTIDRIESGFDCRIDTKRKIVLALGFRLSDKDKVFFE
- the pilM gene encoding type IV pilus assembly protein PilM, with the translated sequence MLFGKSKNVIGLDIGTSSVKAVVLKPTKKGYKLLKLGIKPLPSEAIVDGAIMNASAVADTILELVAELKIKEKEVATSVSGHSVIIKKINLPFMDSEQLQESIKYEAEQYVPFDINDVNLDFQILSREPDEGGNMDVLLVAAKRDLINDYTAVVAEAGLNAAIIDIDAFTLENMYEVNYEINEGEIVALVNIGAAVTTINVVQSGVSVFTRDVATGGNILTEEIQKQLNVSYEEAETLKVGKRADEAGDEVIPQEVSNIINTVVDQVVGDVQKSIDFFLATAADQAISKVYLAGGSCKIPGLARALQERINIPVELANPFNSVQFDEKEYSTEYLAEVGPQAAVAVGLAVRRVGDK